In the genome of Coraliomargarita algicola, one region contains:
- a CDS encoding DUF4112 domain-containing protein, with the protein MNSNEGIPDLDPYEDEYSARLRRIEKLAYLFDARFEVPGTKIRFGWDGLIGLLPGIGDTLTLLPQLYLLYEALRLKLGMGTLFRMLLNILIDWLVGTIPVLGDLFDVAFKSNLRNAKLVAEAIRKQRSDV; encoded by the coding sequence GTGAACTCAAACGAAGGCATCCCTGATCTTGATCCTTACGAAGACGAATACTCTGCTCGATTGCGGAGAATTGAGAAACTCGCGTATCTCTTTGACGCACGTTTCGAGGTGCCGGGCACTAAGATTCGCTTTGGCTGGGATGGCTTGATTGGCTTACTGCCGGGCATTGGTGATACCCTGACATTGCTGCCGCAACTTTATCTGTTGTATGAGGCGCTGCGCTTGAAGTTGGGCATGGGCACGCTATTTAGAATGTTACTGAATATTCTGATCGACTGGCTCGTGGGCACGATCCCCGTCCTGGGGGATCTTTTCGATGTCGCTTTTAAAAGTAATTTACGCAATGCGAAACTTGTCGCCGAAGCCATTCGAAAGCAACGATCAGATGTATGA